The following is a genomic window from Chryseobacterium ginsenosidimutans.
CGTTGGAATTATGCTCGATAATCAAAGAATAATTCATGCTTCGGGAAAAGTAAGGATTGATACATTGGATTCTACAGGGATTTTCAATAAAGAATTGAATAAACATACTCATAAATTAAGAGTTATAAAAAACGTTTTGTAATTTTAAATTAATCTGAAATGGAGAATGTTCTCTTCACAATTTTTGATGTTTTTAATTTTGGATTGCTTATTTTTTTGTGGTGGTTTACCATAAAACATTATAAAACTTTACCTCAGACAATTCCTGTTCATTTTGATTTCGACGGTAAAGCAGATAATTTTGGAAGCAAAAAATACTCTTTTTTAATGCCTGTTTTAGGGACTGTATTTTTTATTCTTTTTGCTTATACGGTAAGAGATCCGGGATCTGCAAATTTTCCTGTAAAAATTACTCCGGAAAATGAATATACACAGTTTCTTATCATGAAAATTTTCATCAGATGGCTATATGTTTTAATTGTGATGATTTTTTTTAACAGTCAGGATTATATGTTCAGATATTCTTTTGATGAGAATGTAAAACCAAAAGTTCC
Proteins encoded in this region:
- a CDS encoding DUF1648 domain-containing protein, whose translation is MENVLFTIFDVFNFGLLIFLWWFTIKHYKTLPQTIPVHFDFDGKADNFGSKKYSFLMPVLGTVFFILFAYTVRDPGSANFPVKITPENEYTQFLIMKIFIRWLYVLIVMIFFNSQDYMFRYSFDENVKPKVPMTTAILSVLGSVMAVLIITSQFK